The proteins below come from a single Antennarius striatus isolate MH-2024 chromosome 18, ASM4005453v1, whole genome shotgun sequence genomic window:
- the LOC137612012 gene encoding purine nucleoside phosphorylase-like: protein MSANSYEDCQVAADWLRSKTDVRPTVGIVCGSGLGGLAKMLKDPQIFKYSDIPNFPQSTVHGHAGQLVFGTLKGKSCVCMQGRFHFYEGYPIQKITLPIRVFRLMGVETMIMTNAAGGLNQDYKVGDVMIIKDHINLPGFAGNNPLSGPNDERFGPRFPCMSDAYDRKMRQLTLDVASELGYSDFLREGVYCVLGGPSFETIAECRMLHQLGADAVGMSTVHEVIVARHAGMRCFALSLISNQAVMDYDSEQKANHAEVLETGKQRAEQLQNLVSNLVGRLEQNSCC, encoded by the exons ATGTCCGC GAATAGCTACGAGGACTGTCAGgttgcagctgattggctgcgaTCGAAGACAGACGTACGACCCACTGTGGGAATCGTGTGCGGTTCAGGCCTGGGGGGCCTCGCTAAGATGCTCAAGGACCCTCAGATCTTCAAGTACAGCGACATTCCCAACTTCCCACAGAGCACAG TGCATGGTCATGCAGGACAGCTGGTGTTTGGGACGCTAAAAGGGAAGTCATGTGTTTGCATGCAGGGGAGGTTCCACTTCTACGAGGGGTACCCCATTCAGAAG ATCACGCTGCCCATACGCGTCTTCAGGCTCATGGGCGTGGAGACAATGATCATGACCAACGCAGCTGGAGGCCTCAACCAGGACTACAAGGTGGGAGACGTGATGATCATCAAGGACCACATCAACTTACCGGGGTTTGCTGGGAACAACCCTCTATCTGGTCCAAATGATGAAAG GTTTGGCCCCCGCTTCCCCTGCATGTCCGACGCCTATGATCGTAAGATGCGACAGCTCACCCTCGATGTGGCGTCTGAGTTGGGCTACAGCGACTTCTTGCGTGAGGGGGTGTACTGCGTCCTGGGAGGTCCGTCCTTTGAAACCATCGCTGAGTGTCGCATGCTGCACCAACTTGGTGCtgatgctgttg GGATGAGTACGGTCCATGAGGTGATTGTCGCCCGTCATGCTGGGATGCGTTGCTTCGCCTTGTCGCTGATCAGCAACCAGGCAGTGATGGACTACGACAGCGAGCAAAAAGCCAACCATGCAGAAGTCTTGGAGACGGGAAAGCAGAGGGCCGAGCAACTGCAGAATCTGGTGTCGAACCTGGTGGGCCGCCTGGAACAAAACTCCTGCTGCTGA
- the LOC137612278 gene encoding ATP-sensitive inward rectifier potassium channel 10-like, which produces MTTATPHSSRSSSPHKICHSQTQTDVLKPLLGGAVSSGGGTLRKRRRILSKDGRSNVRIEHISGRSALYMRDLWTTFVDMQWRYKLLLFTATFAGTWFLFGVLWYLVALVHGDLLEFDPPSNHTPCVMQMQSLTGAFLFSLESQTTIGYGFRCITEECPVAVVLLIIQLVITMLMEIFITGTFLAKVARPKKRSETVKFSQHAVVSTHEGQPCLMIRVANMRKSLLIGCQVTGKLLQTSLTKEGETVRLDQSNVSFQVDMSSDSPFLILPLTFYHLIDENSPLRAWSAKGGGWTDPELADFELLVIMSATIEPTSATCQIRTSYLPDEILWGYEFPPVVSLSSSGKYVADFAFFDKVSKTKTMPFFKPSNPLHGYQSKEGRTVPEMSDLDKIRLEQSYRESGEDYGRTRDSALSVRISNV; this is translated from the exons ATGACGACTGCTACGCCCCATTCTTCTCGCAGCTCCTCCCCTCATAAGATCTGCCACTCCCAGACGCAGACAGACGTTTTAAAACCGTTACTGGGCGGCGCCGTATCCAGCGGAGGCGGgactctgaggaagaggaggcgcaTCCTGTCCAAAGATGGGCGGAGTAACGTTCGCATCGAACACATCAGTGGGAGGAGCGCTCTGTACATGCGTGACCTGTGGACAACTTTCGTGGACATGCAGTGGCGCTACAAGCTCCTCCTTTTCACCGCCACCTTTGCAGGGACCTGGTTCCTGTTCGGGGTGCTCTGGTATCTGGTGGCGCTGGTGCACGGAGACCTGCTGG AGTTCGACCCTCCATCAAACCACACACCGTGTGTGATGCAGATGCAGAGCCTGACGGGggccttcctcttctctctggaATCCCAGACGACTATTGGTTACGGTTTCCGCTGCATCACAGAGGAATGTCCTGTCGCCGTCGTTCTACTCATCATCCAGCTGGTCATCACCATGCTTATGGAAATCTTCATCACTGGCACCTTCTTGGCCAAG GTTGCTCGGCCAAAGAAGCGCAGTGAGACTGTAAAATTTAGCCAACATGCGGTGGTGTCGACCCACGAAGGACAACCCTGCTTGATGATCAGGGTCGCTAACATGCGAAAgagcctcctgattggctgccag GTCACTGGAAAACTGCTTCAGACATCTCTGACGAAGGAAGGGGAGACCGTACGCCTGGACCAGAGCAATGTTTCCTTTCAGGTAGACATGTCCAGCGATAGCCCCTTCCTTATCCTGCCCCTCACCTTCTACCATCTCATAGATGAAAACAGCCCCCTGCGAGCCTGGTCAGCAAAAG GGGGGGGTTGGACAGATCCAGAGTTGGCAGATTTTGAGCTGCTGGTGATAATGAGTGCCACAATTGAACCAACATCTGCCACATGCCAGATCCGCACCTCCTACCTGCCTGATGAGATTCTCTGGGGCTATGAGTTTCCACCTGTAGTCTCCCTGTCTTCATCTGGCAAATACGTAGCAGACTTTGCCTTTTTTGACAAAGTCTCCAAGACCAAGACGATGCCCTTCTTCAAACCGTCCAACCCCCTGCATGGCTACCAGAGCAAAGAAGGCAGGACTGTCCCTGAGATGTCCGATCTCGACAAGATTCGCCTTGAGCAGAGCTACAGGGAGAGTGGGGAAGACTATGGCCGGACCAGAGACAGTGCTCTTAGTGTTCGTATAAGCAACGTATGA
- the LOC137612427 gene encoding purine nucleoside phosphorylase-like codes for MVEDPQIFKYSDIPNFPQSTVHGHAGQLVFGTLKGKSCVCMQGRFHFYEGYSLHKVTLPIRVFKLLGVETMIMTNAAGGLNDDYKVGDIMMIIDHINFPGFAGNNPLFGPNDERFGPRFPCMSDAYDRKLRDLTIDVACELDYNHILREGVYCVVGGPSFETTTESRILHQLGGDAVGMSTVPEVIVARHAGMRCLALSLITNMVVMDYDSEQRANHEEVLETGRQRAEQLQNLVSNVVGRMD; via the exons ATGGTTGAGGACCCTCAGATCTTCAAGTACAGCGACATTCCCAACTTCCCACAGAGCACAG TGCATGGTCATGCAGGACAGCTGGTGTTTGGGACGCTAAAAGGGAAGTCATGTGTTTGCATGCAGGGGAGGTTCCACTTCTACGAGGGGTACTCCCTTCACAAG GTCACGCTGCCCATACGCGTCTTCAAGCTCCTTGGCGTGGAGACAATGATCATGACCAATGCAGCTGGAGGCCTCAACGACGACTACAAGGTGGGAGACATAATGATGATCATCGACCACATCAACTTCCCAGGGTTTGCTGGAAACAACCCACTATTTGGACCAAACGATGAAAG GTTCGGCCCCCGCTTCCCCTGCATGTCTGACGCCTATGATCGAAAGCTGCGAGACCTGACCATCGATGTGGCGTGTGAGTTGGACTACAATCACATCCTGCGTGAGGGGGTGTACTGCGTCGTGGGAGGTCCGTCCTTCGAAACCACCACAGAGTCTCGCATTCTGCACCAGCTCGGTGGTGACGCTGTCG GGATGAGTACGGTCCCCGAGGTGATTGTCGCCCGTCACGCTGGGATGCGTTGCTTAGCCCTGTCGCTGATCACCAACATGGTAGTGATGGACTACGACAGCGAGCAAAGGGCCAACCACGAGGAAGTCTTGGAAACAGGAAGGCAGAGAGCCGAACAACTGCAGAATCTGGTGTCGAACGTGGTGGGCCGGATGGATTAA